The Pseudomonas sp. FP198 genomic interval GCGTGGGTCTGGATTGTCCAGGACGCTGTCTGTCTGCTCAGCGCGGAATTTTTTCAGCACGGTATGAAACTGCGGATGCTTGGCGCCCAGGATACTCGCTGACAACAGGGCCGCGTTGATCGCACCGGCCTTGCCGATGGCCAGGGTGGCAACCGGGATGCCGGCCGGCATCTGCACGATCGACAGCAACGAATCGACGCCCGAGAGCATCGACGACTGTACCGGCACGCCCAGTACCGGCAAGTGCGTCTTGGCCGCGCACATGCCAGGCAGGTGAGCCGCACCGCCGGCGCCGGCGATGATCACTTCGATGCCACGCGCCTCGGCTTCTTCGGCGTACTGGAACAGCAGGTCCGGCGTGCGGTGGGCGGACACCACTTTCACCTCGTAGGGGATGCCGAGCTTTTCCAGCATATCGGCGGTGTGGCTAAGGGTGGACCAATCGGACTTGGAGCCCATGATCACGCCAACCAGTGCACTCATCGTCGTGCCTCTTCTCTCTGGGCGCCCTGGGGCGCGTCAAAAAACAACAAGCCACGCAGGAAACCGGCGTGGCTTGTTGTACGAATTATGGCCGGGTGGACCGACCGAAGGCCGGGCAGTATACCGAAAATGGCGGATTAAACGCACTTTCGCCGACCATCTGTCGTTTGCGCTAAAGCGGCGGTTTTATTGACTCGGAGGTCAGCTGAACAACAACACAGATCCCTGTGGGAGCGAGCTTGCTCGCGATAGCGCCAGGTCAGTCACCGCAGCTGTGAATGCCAG includes:
- the purE gene encoding 5-(carboxyamino)imidazole ribonucleotide mutase, whose amino-acid sequence is MSALVGVIMGSKSDWSTLSHTADMLEKLGIPYEVKVVSAHRTPDLLFQYAEEAEARGIEVIIAGAGGAAHLPGMCAAKTHLPVLGVPVQSSMLSGVDSLLSIVQMPAGIPVATLAIGKAGAINAALLSASILGAKHPQFHTVLKKFRAEQTDSVLDNPDPRIA